A genomic segment from Candidatus Thermoplasmatota archaeon encodes:
- the lysS gene encoding lysine--tRNA ligase, giving the protein MHWADVVAEKLLGKGKKHVLATAITPSGPIHIGNMREVLTTEAIYRALIDKGGDAKLIYIGDTFDSLRKVYPFLPASYEKYVGKPLSEIPCPCGSHENYAQHFLSPFLESLKELGIKPKVYLAHELYRNGRYNEGIKVALNNADKIREILTSVAKRDLPEKWMPLNARCEKCSRLTGNVISYEYPFVYYKCLCGNEGKADIRMGGTGKLPWRVDWPARWKIFGVTFEAFGKDHAAAGGSWDTGRVIAEKVYNYPHPMPFVYEFIHLKGKGAMHGSTGTAIAAEKMLKMTPPEVLRFLLMKYEPSRHIEFDSRLGLLDLVDEYDKYERIVFGEEGIKTGIKDVERIYRLSQPYPKAHDKMPQQVPYRHLVTLVQIAKDWKGVHDILKRNGEIGRLDEYEEKRLMDRLEKVRYWLDNFAPEQVKFEVRKELPEIEVTGEKKFFSRLRKKFEGVEWNAEEIHKAIYEAAEEEGMPAGDAFQYLYQIILGQNKGPRAGYFIHSLGKEFMMKRLDEAIKR; this is encoded by the coding sequence TGAAAAATTGCTGGGGAAGGGCAAAAAGCATGTTCTTGCAACTGCCATAACTCCTTCTGGGCCTATCCACATAGGCAATATGAGGGAAGTGCTTACCACTGAAGCAATTTACAGGGCTTTAATCGATAAAGGAGGAGATGCCAAACTCATATACATCGGCGACACGTTTGACTCACTCCGCAAAGTATACCCTTTTTTACCGGCTTCATACGAGAAATATGTGGGAAAGCCGCTGTCAGAAATTCCGTGCCCGTGCGGCAGTCATGAGAATTACGCACAGCATTTTCTCTCCCCGTTTCTGGAATCATTGAAAGAATTGGGAATAAAACCAAAAGTATATCTGGCACATGAACTCTATCGCAATGGGAGATACAATGAAGGGATAAAAGTTGCTCTGAATAACGCAGATAAAATACGCGAGATACTGACAAGTGTTGCAAAAAGGGATTTGCCAGAAAAATGGATGCCTTTGAATGCCAGGTGCGAAAAATGCAGCAGGTTAACCGGCAATGTCATTTCCTATGAATATCCATTTGTTTATTATAAATGCCTGTGCGGTAATGAAGGAAAAGCAGACATAAGGATGGGTGGGACGGGAAAATTGCCATGGAGAGTTGATTGGCCAGCCCGCTGGAAAATTTTTGGTGTTACATTCGAGGCTTTTGGAAAAGATCATGCTGCTGCAGGCGGCTCGTGGGATACCGGCAGAGTTATAGCCGAAAAAGTGTACAACTACCCGCACCCGATGCCTTTTGTATATGAATTTATCCATTTAAAAGGAAAGGGGGCTATGCACGGTTCTACTGGCACGGCTATTGCAGCGGAAAAGATGCTTAAAATGACCCCACCGGAAGTGCTGCGATTTTTGCTCATGAAGTACGAACCGTCCCGTCATATCGAATTTGACTCTAGATTAGGTCTGCTCGACCTTGTCGATGAATACGATAAATATGAGAGAATTGTTTTCGGAGAAGAGGGAATAAAGACGGGGATAAAGGATGTCGAAAGAATATACCGGCTTTCACAGCCTTATCCAAAAGCACATGATAAAATGCCTCAGCAGGTGCCATACCGTCATCTCGTCACGCTTGTGCAGATAGCTAAGGACTGGAAAGGAGTGCATGACATATTGAAGAGGAATGGGGAGATAGGCAGGCTTGACGAATACGAGGAAAAGAGATTGATGGATCGGCTTGAGAAAGTTCGATACTGGCTGGATAATTTTGCTCCGGAGCAGGTAAAATTTGAAGTGAGAAAGGAATTGCCGGAGATTGAGGTAACAGGAGAAAAAAAATTTTTCAGTAGGCTAAGAAAAAAATTTGAGGGGGTAGAATGGAATGCGGAAGAAATTCATAAAGCAATTTACGAGGCTGCAGAGGAAGAAGGGATGCCTGCGGGAGATGCATTTCAATACCTATACCAAATAATTCTTGGGCAGAATAAAGGACCGAGAGCGGGCTATTTCATCCATTCGTTGGGCAAAGAATTCATGATGAAAAGGCTGGATGAAGCAATAAAAAGATAG